One part of the Flavobacterium johnsoniae UW101 genome encodes these proteins:
- a CDS encoding tetratricopeptide repeat protein, with protein MKKRVLIILFFALLSNAASVFAQTEPEDIALAPDEYQDAFYESLKQKGIENYDKAIASLEKCIKLKPSDAVAYFEVGKNYLALKEYQNAQTAFEKATQLNPKNKWYWLGIYDVSYETKNYPLAIETIQKIIVFDEEYKDDLISLYMITNQYDKALIAINEMNDKFGKSSDREVYKSQILSQGKYQNAEISNLIEQIKKNPKEESNYVNLIFLYSKSDETDKAVDVAKQLAKELPNSEWGQVSLFKTYLDSNQADKAIKSMNTILSSSKIDSKIKHRTLNEFLIYVNKNPQYAPDLEKAISYFDNDKDVDVAKEIGKFYHSKNQFENAIKYYEKDLMTNSDTDRETNLLLLEAYSKAKQFAPMTKRAMTMIEVYPSQPQFYYYAGLGSNQLQQFKNAKTVLEMGLDYVVDDKKLEADFNIQLGEAYNGLGDAKKKEEYFLKANELLKQKK; from the coding sequence ATGAAAAAAAGGGTTTTGATAATTTTATTTTTTGCTTTGTTAAGCAATGCAGCTTCGGTTTTTGCACAGACAGAACCAGAAGATATTGCTTTGGCACCAGATGAATATCAAGATGCATTTTATGAATCTTTGAAACAAAAAGGAATCGAAAATTACGATAAAGCTATAGCATCTTTAGAAAAATGTATTAAACTAAAACCTTCAGATGCTGTTGCTTATTTTGAAGTTGGAAAAAATTATCTGGCTTTAAAAGAATATCAAAATGCCCAGACCGCATTTGAAAAAGCAACACAGCTAAATCCAAAAAATAAATGGTACTGGCTGGGGATTTATGATGTAAGTTACGAAACCAAAAATTATCCTCTGGCAATAGAAACCATTCAGAAAATTATTGTTTTTGATGAAGAATATAAAGACGATTTAATATCGCTATATATGATTACAAATCAATACGATAAAGCACTTATCGCGATTAATGAAATGAACGACAAATTCGGAAAATCATCAGATCGCGAAGTATACAAAAGCCAGATTTTATCGCAGGGTAAATATCAAAATGCCGAGATTTCAAATTTAATTGAACAAATTAAAAAAAATCCAAAAGAAGAATCCAATTATGTAAACCTGATTTTTTTGTATTCAAAATCAGATGAAACAGACAAAGCTGTCGATGTAGCAAAACAATTGGCAAAAGAACTTCCAAATTCAGAATGGGGGCAGGTAAGTTTATTTAAAACGTATTTAGATTCGAATCAGGCAGACAAAGCAATTAAGTCGATGAATACAATTTTGTCAAGTTCAAAAATTGATTCAAAAATAAAACATCGAACTTTAAACGAGTTTTTGATTTATGTAAATAAAAATCCGCAGTATGCACCGGATTTAGAAAAAGCCATTTCCTATTTTGATAACGATAAGGATGTTGACGTTGCCAAAGAAATTGGAAAATTTTATCATAGTAAAAACCAATTTGAAAACGCCATTAAATATTATGAAAAAGATTTAATGACCAATTCAGACACAGATCGTGAAACCAATTTGCTTTTGCTTGAAGCATATAGTAAAGCAAAACAATTTGCGCCCATGACAAAAAGAGCCATGACTATGATTGAAGTTTATCCGAGCCAGCCTCAGTTTTATTACTATGCAGGTTTAGGAAGCAATCAGTTACAGCAGTTTAAAAATGCAAAAACCGTTTTAGAAATGGGACTTGATTATGTGGTTGATGATAAAAAATTAGAAGCAGATTTTAATATTCAATTGGGAGAAGCATATAATGGATTAGGAGATGCTAAGAAAAAAGAGGAATACTTTTTGAAGGCAAACGAATTATTAAAACAAAAGAAGTAA
- a CDS encoding CBS domain-containing protein, translating into MKKREPISHIMTKTVVTVNQNDDLTKVVEKLKSNSIRHLPVVNGKKVVGIISRTDINRLTFGALFDGQEGSDEAILQMLTIPQVMTAKPKTVSSDAIIRDLAEIFSKEEFHALPVVDNDELKGIVTTTDVIKYFLEQYD; encoded by the coding sequence ATGAAAAAAAGAGAACCAATTAGTCACATCATGACTAAAACCGTGGTGACTGTAAATCAAAATGACGATTTAACAAAAGTAGTAGAAAAACTAAAATCGAACTCTATCAGGCACCTTCCTGTAGTAAACGGGAAAAAAGTAGTGGGCATTATAAGCCGGACTGATATTAACCGTCTTACTTTTGGCGCTTTATTCGATGGTCAGGAAGGAAGCGATGAAGCTATTTTACAAATGCTGACAATTCCGCAGGTTATGACGGCAAAACCAAAAACTGTTTCTTCTGATGCTATTATTCGAGATTTAGCCGAAATTTTTTCGAAAGAAGAATTTCATGCCTTACCAGTTGTAGATAATGATGAACTAAAAGGAATTGTAACGACTACTGATGTTATTAAATATTTTTTAGAACAATATGATTAA
- a CDS encoding DUF4292 domain-containing protein yields MKKYIIIVLISVFVVSCKSKAVAVQNTNTAEVVTKKDNKAIEKHYENKLDFSTLYIKASAKYVDEKQSQNVTAEIRIEKDKQILISVRFLGITMAKALITPSAVSYYEKINSTYYEGDFSSLSKWLGTELDYTKVQNLLIGEAFDDLREGKYTQTIVENLFRLEDQKDENIKKAFYLDPEKYLVQKEEISQPSENRKLEINYSDIKIYNQGTIPTAIAINAVQPKGTTNINLNYNNISFNEELSFPYSVPSGYKKVLIK; encoded by the coding sequence ATGAAAAAATATATTATAATAGTATTAATATCGGTTTTTGTGGTTTCATGTAAATCAAAAGCCGTTGCTGTTCAGAACACTAATACTGCCGAAGTCGTTACAAAAAAAGACAATAAAGCAATAGAGAAACATTACGAAAACAAACTGGATTTTTCAACCTTATACATAAAAGCCAGCGCTAAATATGTTGACGAAAAACAAAGTCAAAACGTTACTGCCGAAATAAGAATCGAGAAAGACAAACAGATTTTAATAAGCGTTAGATTCTTGGGAATTACAATGGCAAAAGCTTTAATAACACCATCAGCAGTAAGTTATTACGAAAAAATAAACAGTACATATTACGAAGGAGATTTTAGCAGTTTAAGCAAATGGCTGGGAACTGAATTAGATTATACAAAAGTTCAAAACTTATTAATTGGTGAAGCTTTTGACGATTTAAGAGAAGGAAAATATACTCAGACTATTGTAGAAAATCTTTTCCGTTTAGAAGATCAAAAAGATGAAAACATTAAAAAAGCATTTTACTTAGATCCTGAAAAATATTTAGTTCAGAAAGAAGAGATTTCGCAGCCATCTGAAAACAGAAAACTAGAAATCAATTATTCTGATATTAAAATATACAATCAAGGAACAATTCCAACGGCTATCGCAATTAATGCTGTACAGCCTAAAGGAACTACCAATATTAATCTGAATTACAATAACATTTCATTTAACGAAGAACTTTCTTTTCCTTATAGCGTACCAAGCGGTTATAAAAAAGTTTTAATTAAGTAA
- a CDS encoding sugar phosphate nucleotidyltransferase, with protein sequence MKIIVPMAGRGSRLRPHTLTVPKPLIPVAGKSIVHRLVEDIAKILKEPIEEVAFILGDEAFFGADVVESLEDLAKGLGAKASIYRQDQPLGTGHAIMCAKDSLSGPAVIAYADTLIRADFELDPSADAVIWVKQVEQPEAFGVVKLNQNTEIIELVEKPKEFVSDLAVIGIYYFKEVGDLKKELQGVLDNNIQNGGEYQINDGIKAMMANGKVFKTGSVDEWMDCGNKDVTVETNTRMLGFLHNDGEHLVDQNVVLDNSTIIPPCFIGENVVLKNTTIGPNVSIGNGCHVTDSTIKNSLIQTYSQIKNANLDNAMIGNHVSYDGKFTSISIGDYSVLE encoded by the coding sequence ATGAAAATAATCGTCCCAATGGCAGGTCGCGGCTCAAGACTTCGCCCACATACATTAACAGTTCCAAAACCATTAATTCCAGTTGCTGGAAAATCAATCGTTCACCGTTTGGTTGAAGATATTGCCAAAATATTAAAAGAGCCAATCGAAGAAGTGGCTTTTATTCTGGGCGATGAAGCTTTTTTTGGAGCAGATGTAGTAGAAAGTCTTGAAGATTTAGCAAAAGGACTTGGAGCAAAAGCTTCTATATATCGTCAGGATCAGCCTTTAGGAACAGGACACGCTATTATGTGTGCAAAAGATTCTTTATCAGGACCTGCAGTTATCGCTTATGCAGATACTTTAATCAGAGCCGATTTTGAACTTGATCCTTCTGCAGATGCTGTAATCTGGGTAAAACAAGTAGAACAGCCTGAAGCTTTTGGAGTTGTAAAATTAAATCAGAATACTGAAATTATAGAATTGGTTGAAAAACCAAAAGAGTTTGTAAGTGATTTAGCCGTTATTGGAATTTACTATTTTAAAGAAGTCGGCGATTTGAAAAAAGAACTTCAAGGCGTTTTAGACAACAACATTCAAAATGGAGGAGAATACCAAATTAACGACGGAATCAAAGCCATGATGGCAAACGGTAAAGTTTTTAAAACCGGAAGCGTTGACGAATGGATGGACTGTGGAAACAAAGATGTTACAGTAGAAACTAATACAAGAATGTTAGGCTTTTTACATAATGACGGAGAACATTTAGTAGATCAAAATGTGGTATTAGATAATTCTACTATTATTCCACCATGTTTTATTGGAGAAAATGTAGTACTTAAAAACACCACAATCGGGCCTAATGTTTCGATAGGAAATGGATGTCATGTAACAGACAGTACTATTAAAAATAGCTTAATACAAACGTATTCTCAAATAAAAAATGCTAACTTAGATAATGCAATGATTGGAAATCATGTGAGTTATGATGGAAAATTTACCAGTATAAGCATTGGAGATTATTCAGTTTTAGAATAA
- the dut gene encoding dUTP diphosphatase, translating into MKIQIINKSRHDLPNYETIASAGMDLRANIIEPITLKPLERTIVKTGLFIELPIGYEAQVRPRSGLAAKKGVTVLNSPGTVDADYRGEIGVILVNLSNEEFVIENGERIAQLIIAKHERAEWIEVEELSETSRGEGGFGSTGVK; encoded by the coding sequence ATGAAAATACAAATTATCAATAAATCACGACACGATTTACCAAATTACGAAACAATAGCTTCTGCAGGAATGGATCTGCGTGCCAATATTATAGAACCAATTACGTTAAAACCTTTAGAAAGAACAATTGTAAAAACGGGTCTTTTTATTGAATTGCCAATTGGTTACGAAGCTCAGGTAAGACCAAGAAGCGGACTGGCAGCAAAAAAAGGAGTTACCGTTTTAAATTCTCCAGGAACTGTAGATGCTGATTACAGAGGTGAGATAGGTGTGATTTTGGTGAATTTATCAAATGAAGAATTTGTAATCGAAAACGGAGAAAGAATTGCACAGTTAATTATTGCCAAACACGAAAGAGCAGAGTGGATTGAGGTTGAAGAACTTTCTGAAACTTCAAGAGGAGAAGGCGGATTTGGAAGTACCGGCGTAAAATAA
- a CDS encoding ABC transporter permease — protein MNFPFYIAKRYIFSRSKNNAINIINYIASMGIIVGTMALFVVLSVFSGLKVFSLSFTNEIDPDLKMTSTLGKSFFISAQQEQDLKKINGVASYTKIIEERVLFIFKDKQHVTYLKGVDSLYPVVNDIKRKLFNGQWLKPDSYQVVIGYGIAQDFSMGILDFENPLQIFAPKPGKGAIENPEEAFNKTDVLPVGIYSISEDLDSKYVFADLGLTQELLMYKPNQISGIEFHLKENADENAVKAQLEKIFNNKITLKNRAQLNESLYKMLNTENIAVYLIFTLVIIVALFNLIGALIMMILDKKGNLKTLFNLGTEINNLRKIFLLQGTLLSIFGGIIGLALGIILVILQQQYELIMITPTLAYPVVFTLENVLIVMATIVSLGFIASLIASSRVSKKLLD, from the coding sequence TTGAATTTCCCATTTTACATAGCCAAACGTTATATTTTTAGCCGAAGTAAAAACAACGCTATTAATATCATTAATTACATTGCCAGCATGGGAATCATTGTTGGGACAATGGCTTTGTTTGTGGTTTTATCTGTTTTTAGCGGATTAAAAGTTTTTAGTCTTTCGTTCACAAACGAGATCGATCCAGATTTAAAAATGACCAGTACGTTAGGAAAATCATTTTTTATTTCGGCTCAGCAGGAACAAGACCTAAAAAAAATAAATGGTGTAGCCTCTTATACTAAAATTATTGAAGAACGTGTTTTGTTTATATTCAAGGATAAACAGCACGTTACCTATTTAAAAGGTGTTGACAGCCTTTATCCTGTTGTAAACGATATTAAAAGAAAACTCTTTAATGGGCAGTGGCTAAAACCAGATTCCTATCAGGTAGTTATTGGCTACGGAATTGCACAGGATTTTTCGATGGGAATTCTCGATTTTGAAAACCCGCTGCAAATCTTCGCTCCAAAACCGGGAAAAGGTGCAATCGAAAATCCCGAAGAAGCTTTTAATAAAACAGATGTTCTGCCAGTTGGAATTTACTCAATAAGCGAAGATTTAGATTCTAAATATGTTTTTGCAGATTTAGGTTTAACACAGGAATTATTGATGTATAAACCCAATCAGATTTCAGGAATCGAATTTCATCTCAAAGAAAATGCAGATGAAAATGCTGTAAAAGCACAGCTTGAAAAGATTTTCAATAATAAAATTACTTTAAAAAACAGGGCACAGTTAAATGAGTCTTTGTACAAAATGCTCAATACCGAAAATATTGCCGTTTATTTAATTTTTACTCTTGTAATTATTGTGGCACTTTTTAACCTGATTGGAGCTTTGATTATGATGATTTTAGATAAAAAAGGAAATCTTAAAACCCTTTTTAATCTTGGAACAGAAATCAACAATCTGCGAAAAATATTCCTGCTTCAGGGAACGCTTCTGAGCATTTTTGGAGGTATTATCGGGTTGGCTTTAGGAATTATTCTAGTGATTCTGCAGCAGCAATATGAGTTAATTATGATCACGCCGACTTTAGCTTATCCTGTAGTTTTTACACTGGAAAATGTTTTGATCGTAATGGCAACCATTGTTTCTCTTGGATTTATTGCTTCGTTAATTGCAAGCAGCCGTGTAAGTAAAAAATTACTGGATTAA
- the atpG gene encoding ATP synthase F1 subunit gamma, with protein MANLKEIRNRITSVSSTMQITSAMKMVSAAKLKKAQDAITAMRPYAEKLTELLQNLSATLEGEVGGAYTTQREVKKVLLVAITSNRGLCGAFNSNVIKEIKNRTDFYAGKQVDVFAIGKKGNDVLSKTHKVHGHHNAIFDHLTFENVAGIADNLTEKFLSGEYDKIELIYNQFKNAATQIVQTEQFLPLAPLKSEVSASAGDYIFEPSKEEIVLTLIPKSLKTQLYKGIRDSFASEHGARMTAMHKATDNATELRNQLKLTYNKARQAAITNEILEIVGGAEALNG; from the coding sequence ATGGCAAATTTAAAGGAAATCCGTAATAGAATTACTTCCGTTTCATCGACGATGCAGATTACATCTGCGATGAAAATGGTTTCTGCTGCAAAGCTGAAGAAAGCACAAGATGCAATCACTGCGATGCGCCCTTATGCCGAGAAATTAACGGAGTTGCTGCAAAATCTTTCTGCTACACTTGAAGGTGAAGTAGGAGGGGCTTACACAACACAACGTGAAGTAAAAAAAGTATTGCTTGTAGCTATAACTTCAAACAGAGGTTTATGTGGTGCATTCAATTCAAATGTTATTAAAGAGATTAAAAATCGTACAGATTTTTATGCAGGAAAACAAGTTGACGTTTTTGCTATTGGTAAAAAAGGAAATGATGTTTTAAGCAAAACTCATAAAGTTCACGGTCACCACAATGCAATTTTCGATCATTTAACTTTCGAAAATGTTGCTGGAATTGCAGATAATTTGACAGAGAAATTCTTGTCTGGAGAATATGACAAAATCGAATTAATCTACAATCAGTTTAAAAATGCTGCAACGCAGATTGTTCAAACAGAGCAGTTTTTGCCATTAGCACCGCTTAAATCTGAGGTATCAGCTTCTGCAGGAGATTATATTTTTGAACCTTCAAAAGAAGAAATTGTTTTGACTTTAATTCCTAAGTCTTTAAAAACACAATTATACAAAGGTATTCGCGATTCATTTGCTTCAGAGCACGGAGCACGTATGACAGCTATGCACAAAGCAACTGACAACGCAACAGAATTAAGAAACCAATTGAAATTAACATACAACAAAGCACGTCAGGCTGCAATTACAAACGAAATCTTAGAGATCGTAGGTGGAGCAGAAGCTTTGAATGGATAA
- a CDS encoding lipopolysaccharide biosynthesis protein translates to MGLYKNLFKQTAIYGLATVLPRMLSFLLVRLYTGILPTAEYGEVSIVLSWMVFFNVVLSYGMETAFFRFYSAEEDKKNVIATSTISIFWSSIGFLFAALIFRNTLANWAEVDAQYITYSVWILVLDALVLVPFSKLRANQRPMVYAAIKIGNVVINLLLNIFFLMYLPKLAAANPNSVWDNLYVENFQIAYIFIANLLASLATFIVLSPNYLSLGRKFDPVLWKKMMKYGLPILVAGLAFAVNEHFDKILLGYLLPENLAKSEVGAYSACYKLGLFMVLFATAFRLGIEPFFFSHAKNEKAPQTYAVITKYFVIFGSLILLGVIVFADVLKFLLLDNKSYWEAMKVVPLIILANFFLGIYNNLSVWYKLTDKTKIGAYISIVGAIITLVLNYFLIPKYSYYGSAIATISAYGSMMLISYILGNKYYPIPYDMNKIGAYLGISILFSAISFYGFRENYFVGIPLLLAFMYFVYHNEKDTIKGIMNRK, encoded by the coding sequence TTGGGATTATATAAAAATCTATTCAAACAAACTGCGATTTATGGGCTGGCAACCGTTTTACCACGAATGCTTAGTTTTTTATTGGTCAGATTATATACAGGTATTTTGCCTACCGCCGAATATGGCGAAGTTTCGATTGTATTGTCCTGGATGGTTTTCTTTAACGTAGTTCTTTCTTACGGAATGGAAACGGCATTTTTTAGATTTTACAGTGCCGAAGAAGACAAGAAAAATGTTATTGCAACATCTACAATATCCATATTTTGGTCATCAATCGGGTTCTTGTTTGCAGCCTTAATTTTTAGAAATACCCTCGCAAATTGGGCCGAAGTCGATGCACAGTATATTACCTATTCAGTTTGGATTTTGGTTTTAGATGCATTGGTTTTAGTACCGTTTTCTAAACTAAGAGCCAACCAGCGCCCAATGGTTTATGCAGCAATTAAAATTGGAAACGTAGTCATTAATTTATTACTGAATATTTTCTTTTTAATGTATCTGCCAAAATTAGCAGCTGCAAATCCTAATTCAGTTTGGGATAATTTATATGTAGAAAATTTCCAGATCGCTTATATTTTCATTGCAAACCTTTTAGCGAGTTTAGCCACTTTCATTGTTCTTTCTCCAAATTATCTTTCGCTTGGACGAAAATTTGATCCTGTACTTTGGAAAAAAATGATGAAATACGGACTGCCAATTTTAGTAGCCGGACTTGCATTTGCAGTTAACGAACATTTCGATAAAATCTTATTAGGATATTTATTGCCCGAAAATTTGGCAAAATCTGAAGTTGGAGCCTATTCTGCCTGTTATAAACTAGGTTTATTTATGGTTTTATTTGCAACCGCATTTAGATTAGGAATTGAACCTTTCTTTTTCAGCCATGCCAAAAACGAAAAAGCACCACAGACTTATGCCGTAATTACAAAATACTTTGTAATTTTTGGATCATTGATTTTATTGGGAGTTATCGTTTTTGCCGATGTTTTAAAATTCCTTCTTCTGGATAATAAATCATATTGGGAAGCAATGAAAGTAGTGCCATTAATTATTTTGGCAAACTTCTTTTTAGGAATTTACAATAACCTTTCTGTTTGGTATAAACTAACAGATAAAACAAAAATTGGAGCCTACATTTCAATTGTTGGTGCTATTATAACATTAGTTTTAAATTACTTTTTAATTCCAAAATACAGCTATTACGGTTCTGCGATTGCAACAATTTCTGCTTACGGAAGTATGATGTTGATATCCTATATTTTAGGAAATAAGTATTATCCAATACCTTATGATATGAATAAAATTGGAGCTTATTTAGGAATTTCAATTTTATTTTCGGCTATTTCCTTTTACGGATTTAGAGAAAATTATTTCGTTGGAATTCCGTTATTATTAGCCTTTATGTACTTTGTGTACCACAACGAAAAAGACACGATCAAAGGAATTATGAACAGAAAGTAA
- the rbfA gene encoding 30S ribosome-binding factor RbfA has protein sequence METNRQKKIGSVIQKDLVDILQGEVRKNGVSNLVISVSKVSVTSDLSVATVYLSIFPQEKAKETLEGIKSNTTLIKHDLSQRVRLQLRRVPNLVFFIDDSLDYIEKIDNALAGKENPIENRDLLDKRRKS, from the coding sequence ATGGAAACAAATAGACAGAAAAAAATAGGCAGCGTAATTCAGAAAGATCTGGTTGATATTCTGCAAGGTGAAGTGAGAAAAAACGGAGTTAGCAATTTGGTAATTTCAGTATCCAAAGTTAGTGTAACCTCAGATTTATCTGTGGCAACAGTATATTTAAGCATTTTTCCACAAGAAAAAGCAAAAGAAACTTTAGAAGGAATAAAATCAAATACCACTTTAATTAAACATGATTTATCACAGCGAGTTCGTTTGCAATTACGCCGTGTGCCAAATTTAGTTTTCTTTATCGATGACTCTCTGGATTATATCGAGAAAATTGACAATGCATTAGCAGGAAAAGAAAACCCAATAGAAAACCGTGATCTTTTAGACAAAAGAAGAAAATCATAA
- a CDS encoding GNAT family N-acetyltransferase: MTLQTRELTTIDEMLTQIDTIRFLYPKITLEKYKSFLSDMLPHNYTQIAVFENDVCLGITGCWSATKLWTGKYLEIDNFVVHPEHRSKGIGKILTDFIEQKAINLGCSSIVLDAFTGNFGAHRFYYNQGYAPKGFHFVKVLDENKLTQ; encoded by the coding sequence ATGACTTTACAAACTCGCGAACTCACTACGATTGACGAAATGCTGACTCAAATTGATACCATCAGATTTCTATATCCAAAAATAACTTTAGAAAAATACAAGTCCTTTCTTTCAGATATGCTGCCGCATAATTATACACAAATAGCAGTTTTTGAAAATGATGTCTGTTTGGGAATTACAGGATGCTGGTCAGCAACAAAATTATGGACCGGAAAATATCTCGAAATCGATAATTTTGTAGTTCATCCTGAACATCGTTCAAAAGGAATTGGAAAAATATTAACTGATTTTATTGAACAAAAAGCCATTAACTTGGGTTGCAGCAGTATTGTTCTTGATGCTTTTACAGGAAATTTTGGGGCTCATCGTTTTTATTACAATCAGGGCTATGCTCCAAAAGGTTTTCATTTTGTGAAAGTTTTAGACGAAAATAAATTAACTCAATAA
- a CDS encoding murein hydrolase activator EnvC family protein codes for MPKFLLSLIFVCATTFVWAQDSQQEKLEQRKAQILQEIKDNEKMLQSVRKKEKSAVNEYLIQANKIKLKEKLINTTAKQEKVLSNDMYINQVQVNKLKKELAVLKEDYAKMILKSYKSRSEQSRAMFILSSESFLQAYKRAQYLKQYTNFRKNQGLEIQEKTAQLVDFNAKLDGQRKVKKKIIAENEKEKQSLEVEKKEQQKLVNSIKKDKNRIAADIKAKQSESKRIDRQIDRLIREAIAEANRKAAAEKAKENPGSTAAKAPVSSSKIAMTPEDKVLAADFKANRGRLPWPVEKGFISLGYGDQPHPLHPSITVHNSGVEITTEDGASARAVFAGEVSKVIVLSPVNKAVVIQHGDFFTVYQNLSSVSVSQGDKVSIKQNIGKVRTSGDTGKTIIKFLILQNTTNSDPENWLQNR; via the coding sequence ATGCCGAAATTTCTCCTAAGCCTAATTTTTGTTTGTGCCACGACTTTTGTCTGGGCGCAGGATTCGCAGCAAGAAAAACTTGAACAGCGCAAGGCGCAGATTCTTCAGGAAATAAAAGACAATGAAAAAATGCTGCAGTCTGTAAGGAAAAAAGAAAAATCAGCGGTAAATGAATATTTAATTCAGGCCAATAAAATCAAGCTTAAAGAAAAGCTGATTAATACAACGGCAAAACAAGAAAAAGTCCTTAGCAATGACATGTATATTAACCAGGTTCAGGTTAATAAACTAAAAAAAGAACTGGCGGTTTTAAAAGAAGATTATGCAAAAATGATTTTGAAATCTTATAAAAGCCGTTCAGAGCAAAGCCGTGCTATGTTTATCTTGTCATCTGAAAGCTTTTTGCAAGCCTACAAAAGAGCACAATATTTAAAACAATATACGAATTTCAGAAAAAACCAAGGTTTGGAAATTCAGGAGAAAACAGCACAATTAGTTGATTTTAATGCCAAGTTAGACGGGCAGAGAAAGGTTAAGAAAAAGATTATTGCTGAAAATGAAAAAGAAAAACAAAGCTTAGAAGTTGAGAAAAAAGAACAGCAAAAGCTGGTTAACTCAATTAAAAAAGATAAAAACAGAATTGCTGCCGATATTAAAGCAAAACAAAGTGAATCTAAAAGAATCGACAGACAAATCGATCGTTTGATTCGTGAAGCCATTGCTGAAGCAAACAGAAAAGCAGCAGCTGAAAAAGCAAAAGAAAATCCCGGATCGACAGCAGCAAAAGCACCAGTTTCATCTTCTAAAATTGCAATGACACCAGAAGATAAAGTTTTGGCTGCCGACTTTAAAGCGAATAGAGGAAGACTGCCTTGGCCGGTAGAAAAAGGATTTATTTCTCTTGGTTATGGAGACCAGCCTCACCCGCTGCATCCTTCAATTACGGTACATAACTCCGGAGTTGAGATCACAACCGAAGATGGTGCCAGTGCAAGAGCAGTATTTGCAGGTGAAGTTTCTAAAGTAATAGTTTTATCTCCGGTTAATAAAGCAGTTGTAATTCAGCATGGAGATTTCTTTACAGTATATCAAAACTTAAGTTCAGTTTCTGTTAGTCAGGGCGATAAAGTTTCGATTAAGCAAAACATTGGAAAAGTAAGAACCAGCGGTGATACAGGAAAAACGATTATCAAGTTTTTGATTCTTCAAAATACAACAAATTCCGATCCTGAAAATTGGTTACAAAACAGATAA